One window of the Deltaproteobacteria bacterium genome contains the following:
- a CDS encoding MFS transporter, with protein sequence MSNSHDSQDPGTSSTDRQLPYALRAFRHRNFCLFFAGQFVSRVGFWMQSMAQGWLVYRLSQSSFMLGAVSFAGQVPAVLLGLFAGVVADRFNLYRICMTTQTLFMIQALVLGYRTLQGHITVWEVFSLALVAGILQTFEMPARQSFLQDIVGKDDLTSAIALNSALVNAARIIGPALAGAIVAHTGEGECFTINGICYLAIIGGFLAMKLPPDTEPRPAAVSTSTFIREGISYALHTPAIRLLLLLIGVISFLSTPYTVLMPVFAKDILHGGPDSMGLLMGAAGVGAVVSTIFLARNRTPHTLGRMIAGSLLRFGIGLILFSFSRNFWVSLAILPLIGSGFMLPMSAANTLLQTLTPNQLRGRVMSLFLMMFMGTPPLASLLTGSLAPHLGAPLTVGLTGGCCLLSAVWFILRMHILEQTRAAEVAAPDMLQHAQSK encoded by the coding sequence ATGTCTAATTCGCATGATTCGCAAGATCCGGGAACCTCCTCGACCGATCGGCAACTCCCCTACGCGCTCCGCGCGTTCCGCCATCGTAATTTCTGTTTATTTTTCGCCGGGCAATTCGTGTCTCGCGTCGGCTTTTGGATGCAAAGCATGGCACAAGGTTGGCTGGTGTACCGATTATCGCAATCGTCGTTCATGTTGGGCGCGGTCTCTTTTGCCGGCCAAGTTCCGGCAGTCCTCCTGGGGTTGTTTGCCGGCGTGGTGGCGGACCGGTTCAATCTCTACCGGATTTGCATGACTACCCAGACACTCTTCATGATCCAAGCGTTGGTGCTGGGCTACCGCACCTTACAGGGTCACATTACCGTCTGGGAGGTGTTTTCCTTAGCCCTGGTCGCCGGCATTCTTCAGACTTTCGAAATGCCGGCGCGACAGAGTTTTCTGCAAGATATCGTCGGGAAAGACGATCTGACCAGCGCGATCGCTCTCAATTCAGCCCTCGTCAATGCCGCGCGGATTATCGGTCCTGCCTTGGCTGGCGCTATCGTTGCGCATACCGGCGAGGGAGAATGCTTCACCATCAACGGGATTTGTTATTTGGCTATTATCGGCGGTTTCTTGGCCATGAAACTTCCACCGGACACCGAACCGCGACCGGCAGCCGTCTCGACCTCGACCTTTATTCGCGAGGGCATCAGCTATGCGCTGCATACGCCGGCGATTCGCCTGCTCTTACTCCTCATCGGCGTCATCAGTTTCTTGAGCACGCCGTACACCGTGCTCATGCCGGTCTTCGCCAAAGATATTCTTCATGGAGGGCCGGATAGCATGGGACTACTGATGGGCGCGGCAGGCGTCGGCGCGGTCGTCAGCACAATTTTCCTGGCCCGTAACCGCACCCCACACACCCTCGGACGCATGATCGCCGGTTCCCTTCTTCGCTTTGGCATCGGTCTGATTCTCTTCTCGTTCTCGCGCAATTTCTGGGTATCGTTAGCCATTCTGCCGCTGATAGGATCGGGCTTCATGCTGCCGATGTCGGCGGCGAACACGCTGCTGCAAACCTTGACCCCGAATCAGTTACGGGGCCGGGTCATGAGCTTGTTTCTGATGATGTTCATGGGCACGCCACCGCTTGCCAGTTTGTTGACGGGAAGCCTGGCCCCGCACCTTGGCGCACCGCTCACGGTCGGCCTCACCGGCGGGTGCTGTCTGCTGTCTGCCGTGTGGTTCATACTGCGCATGCACATCCTGGAACAGACCCGTGCAGCGGAGGTGGCAGCTCCAGATATGCTTCAACATGCTCAGTCGAAATAA
- a CDS encoding DMT family transporter yields the protein MRNAAPPSHDQPLDLFATALTILLCAIWGGAFVGIKISTLDMPPIGSGAIRFCLTSVVLLAWARYRRVPLRYGGAEVRSLALLTVMFFYINITAYVGTAWTTSGRATVFFYTQPLFLALLAPYLLPNDRITSRKIFGLGLALCGVIALFFAKLSGQQTSTWAGDVLVLSGALTSAFASIATKRTAGRIHPVALICWQSWLSWPLLGLVSWLVEAGRPFAFTGRAVAAILYLGLVSAAFGFVAFAWLLQRNTATRVTALTFLTPVFGVVYSWFFLGEVLTSVQMLGVLGVCLGVYVVSSGGAPRPQTAAREETLAAAREA from the coding sequence ATGAGGAATGCCGCGCCGCCATCGCACGACCAGCCACTTGATCTGTTTGCTACCGCGCTCACCATTTTGTTGTGTGCGATCTGGGGCGGTGCTTTTGTCGGGATTAAGATTAGCACGCTCGACATGCCGCCGATCGGCTCGGGTGCCATCCGCTTTTGCTTAACGAGCGTGGTGTTGCTGGCCTGGGCGCGCTACCGGCGCGTCCCCTTGCGGTACGGCGGCGCGGAGGTCCGTTCGCTGGCGTTGCTGACGGTCATGTTCTTTTACATCAACATCACCGCCTACGTCGGCACGGCATGGACGACTTCAGGGCGCGCTACCGTCTTTTTCTACACCCAGCCGCTCTTCTTGGCTCTGCTCGCGCCCTACCTGTTGCCGAATGATCGTATCACCAGCCGCAAAATCTTCGGGTTGGGCTTGGCGCTGTGTGGAGTCATCGCCTTATTTTTCGCGAAACTGAGCGGCCAACAGACGTCCACCTGGGCGGGAGACGTGTTAGTGTTGAGCGGCGCTCTGACCAGCGCTTTCGCCAGCATCGCGACGAAGCGCACCGCTGGACGCATTCATCCCGTGGCGCTGATCTGTTGGCAGTCCTGGCTGTCATGGCCATTGTTGGGGTTGGTATCTTGGTTGGTGGAAGCCGGGCGTCCGTTCGCGTTCACCGGGCGCGCCGTCGCGGCCATCTTGTATTTGGGACTCGTCTCCGCCGCCTTTGGGTTCGTGGCCTTTGCGTGGTTGCTCCAGCGTAACACCGCCACTCGGGTGACGGCACTTACCTTTCTCACTCCTGTGTTCGGCGTGGTCTATAGCTGGTTTTTTCTCGGCGAAGTATTGACCTCAGTACAGATGCTCGGCGTGCTTGGCGTCTGTCTCGGCGTCTACGTTGTCAGCAGCGGCGGAGCGCCGCGCCCACAAACTGCGGCCAGAGAAGAAACGCTCGCCGCCGCGCGCGAAGCGTGA
- a CDS encoding YihY/virulence factor BrkB family protein, with protein sequence MWQLFSETCARWYGNNPWQQSAALAYYAIFAIAPLLIIAVAMAGLVFGVQATANQIVGAIDGLVGQELAMAIQSLLKSANRPESGKIATLIGVVTLFVGAAGVVLQLKSSLNAIWCVQPQPGVGVLAVVWEYVSAFLIVLGIGFFLLVSLALSAGMATVSRAFPLILPGGVALWQWLDLGSSIMLLAVLFALTYKILPSVQIAWRDVWIGAIITAVLFTGGKLLIGVYLTYSGVSSAYGAAGSLIVILLWAYYSAQVFLFGAEFTHVFAQRYGSGAGREENAEVS encoded by the coding sequence ATGTGGCAACTGTTCTCCGAGACTTGTGCGCGATGGTATGGCAATAATCCTTGGCAACAGAGCGCGGCGCTCGCCTATTATGCTATCTTTGCCATTGCTCCTTTGCTGATTATTGCCGTGGCCATGGCCGGGCTGGTCTTTGGCGTGCAAGCAACCGCGAACCAGATTGTGGGAGCTATCGATGGCTTGGTTGGGCAAGAACTGGCCATGGCGATTCAGTCGTTGCTGAAAAGCGCGAACCGGCCCGAGTCCGGAAAAATCGCCACCCTCATCGGTGTCGTTACCTTATTCGTTGGTGCCGCCGGCGTGGTGCTCCAGCTGAAATCCTCATTAAATGCGATTTGGTGTGTACAACCACAGCCCGGGGTGGGAGTGTTGGCCGTTGTGTGGGAATATGTGAGCGCTTTCCTCATCGTTTTGGGCATTGGCTTCTTTCTACTCGTATCGTTGGCGCTCAGCGCTGGAATGGCGACCGTCAGCCGGGCCTTTCCCTTGATCCTGCCCGGTGGGGTTGCGCTCTGGCAATGGCTCGACCTTGGCTCGTCAATCATGCTGCTTGCTGTGCTGTTCGCCTTAACCTACAAGATTCTTCCTTCCGTGCAGATCGCCTGGCGAGACGTGTGGATTGGCGCGATCATCACTGCCGTGCTGTTCACTGGAGGGAAACTGTTGATCGGTGTGTACCTGACCTATAGTGGCGTTTCCTCGGCCTACGGAGCAGCAGGTTCCTTGATCGTGATTTTGTTATGGGCGTACTACTCCGCGCAGGTGTTTCTCTTCGGCGCGGAGTTCACGCACGTGTTCGCGCAACGGTACGGTTCCGGCGCTGGACGTGAGGAGAACGCTGAGGTTTCTTAA
- a CDS encoding glycerophosphodiester phosphodiesterase, whose protein sequence is MTRYFTGPTPRLFAHRGASGEAPENTVAALQRAVALGLEYAEIDVQASQDGQIAVIHDETLERTTGGHGQVRDYSLTELRRLDAGYRFTRDDGQTFPFRATGVIIPTLAEVLTTFPSLKFTVEIKQADPPIEAEVIDIIRQCHRAEEVIVGSEHDPVMARVRALAPDIATSFSFGELLEFFQRLGNGDWSGYRPPGQALQIPPEYQGMALVTEESLKAAHGFSCEIHVWTINEPHEIERLLDLNVDGIMSDFPDRLCAAVARRRHS, encoded by the coding sequence ATGACACGCTACTTTACTGGACCAACGCCGCGATTGTTCGCCCATCGTGGTGCGAGTGGAGAAGCGCCGGAGAATACTGTCGCGGCTTTACAGCGTGCAGTGGCTCTCGGCCTCGAGTACGCGGAAATTGACGTCCAGGCTAGCCAAGACGGGCAGATCGCCGTCATTCACGACGAGACCCTCGAACGCACGACCGGCGGCCACGGCCAGGTACGAGATTACTCGCTCACAGAGCTGCGCCGACTCGATGCCGGCTATCGGTTCACCAGGGATGACGGCCAGACCTTTCCATTTCGTGCCACCGGCGTCATCATTCCTACGCTCGCCGAGGTGTTGACCACGTTTCCCTCTTTGAAGTTCACCGTCGAGATTAAACAAGCCGACCCGCCGATCGAAGCCGAGGTGATCGACATCATCCGTCAATGCCACCGGGCGGAGGAGGTCATCGTCGGCTCGGAGCATGACCCCGTAATGGCGCGGGTGCGCGCGTTGGCCCCGGACATCGCCACCAGCTTCAGTTTCGGAGAACTGTTGGAGTTTTTCCAGCGGCTCGGGAATGGCGACTGGTCAGGCTATCGTCCACCTGGCCAAGCCCTGCAGATTCCGCCGGAATATCAAGGCATGGCGCTGGTCACGGAGGAAAGCTTAAAAGCGGCGCACGGCTTTAGCTGTGAGATTCACGTCTGGACCATCAACGAGCCGCACGAGATCGAGCGCCTGCTCGATCTCAACGTGGACGGCATCATGTCGGATTTTCCCGACCGTTTGTGCGCGGCGGTAGCGCGAAGGCGTCACTCTTGA
- a CDS encoding DUF1329 domain-containing protein, with protein MLGPTSTQADSSPTKTWRLATELTEAERVLFDPRTETPRDSQQPNLPAERYPFEPPYTAEEMGYRAMEFSHSPRWSCNLIDVTGALTAQGNLRTSKMYSPIFYVPNATDHYGLAGELYGTRPGGPTRKITGQNIFPPEDLGNQMVLVQYRAGGDAAARWDMYAYSPALRRVRRQPQPRRGDKLAQGAESFDDIFGRDPWEFSWQLLGADTLHQTVRFPNTRPMVTLAEPDGILREVPTARIRMMGDEYPFYTDDGGVACWVVEARVREEWLPNYYAPRILYWLDRHYFYPLRIEQYDRDGNLIFVETRLAKLHNRAMGDKGYGILFNHYWDVTLDYMRYSVHDAHETRQWTEQDRDVFFNPGVLPRVWFFAPLKSQSEVLTPEQYFLRPLLEREKFPASRKIALSPELEAKIQAQEAAGHLVFQE; from the coding sequence GTGCTCGGTCCAACGTCTACCCAAGCCGATTCCTCTCCGACAAAAACTTGGCGTCTCGCCACCGAGCTGACCGAGGCCGAGCGCGTACTCTTCGATCCACGCACCGAGACGCCGCGCGATTCCCAACAGCCGAATTTGCCGGCCGAACGCTACCCGTTCGAGCCGCCGTACACTGCCGAGGAGATGGGCTATCGGGCGATGGAGTTTAGCCACTCTCCGCGCTGGTCGTGCAACCTCATCGATGTGACCGGCGCGCTGACCGCGCAGGGCAATCTGCGCACCAGCAAGATGTACAGTCCGATCTTCTACGTTCCCAATGCCACCGATCATTATGGTTTGGCCGGAGAGCTGTACGGCACCCGTCCTGGCGGCCCGACGAGGAAAATCACCGGACAAAATATCTTTCCGCCGGAGGATTTGGGCAATCAGATGGTGTTGGTCCAGTATCGTGCTGGCGGCGATGCCGCCGCGCGTTGGGATATGTACGCCTACTCGCCGGCCTTACGACGTGTCCGGCGGCAGCCGCAACCGCGTCGCGGCGACAAGTTAGCTCAAGGGGCGGAGAGCTTCGACGATATTTTCGGACGCGATCCGTGGGAATTTTCCTGGCAGTTACTTGGTGCCGATACCCTGCACCAGACCGTGCGCTTTCCCAACACCCGGCCTATGGTCACGCTGGCGGAACCGGACGGCATCCTGCGCGAAGTGCCGACCGCTCGGATTCGCATGATGGGTGACGAGTACCCGTTTTATACCGACGATGGTGGCGTTGCCTGCTGGGTCGTCGAAGCGCGGGTGCGAGAGGAGTGGTTGCCGAATTATTACGCGCCGCGCATTCTCTATTGGCTCGATCGACACTATTTTTATCCGCTGCGGATCGAGCAGTATGATCGCGACGGCAATCTGATCTTCGTGGAAACTCGCCTCGCCAAGCTGCACAACCGCGCTATGGGCGACAAAGGGTATGGTATTCTTTTCAACCATTATTGGGATGTGACCTTGGACTATATGCGCTATAGCGTGCACGACGCCCATGAAACCCGTCAGTGGACGGAACAAGACCGTGATGTGTTCTTCAATCCTGGCGTGTTGCCGCGCGTGTGGTTTTTCGCGCCGCTGAAGAGTCAGTCCGAGGTGCTAACGCCGGAACAATACTTCTTGCGCCCGTTGCTGGAACGCGAGAAATTCCCGGCCTCGCGCAAGATTGCGCTTTCTCCCGAATTGGAAGCCAAGATCCAGGCCCAAGAAGCGGCAGGACACTTGGTGTTTCAAGAGTGA
- a CDS encoding TIGR03619 family F420-dependent LLM class oxidoreductase encodes MKFGVVIRNMGPQSTRETIAACARAVEDAGFDAAFVVDHLAIPPDQTEGSGGRYLEPLTTLAFLAGITQRIRLGISVLVMPYRPAVLTAKQIATLQELSGERMILGAGVGWLRQEFETLGVDPRKRGALTDETLQVLHTLFANDVNAYDGKLVKFPPFVFAPRPARPPIWVGGSGPKALERTLRFGDAYYPIGLKPPELLEVGSYLKEEAEKRGRAVPELIVGGMIREGGPEAMIDRISAYRDAGADFYVLGMGRYPDADTFRRGVERFATQVMPRL; translated from the coding sequence ATGAAATTTGGGGTTGTCATTCGGAACATGGGGCCGCAATCGACTCGTGAGACCATTGCCGCCTGCGCACGAGCGGTCGAAGACGCGGGGTTCGATGCGGCCTTCGTGGTCGATCACTTGGCGATTCCTCCCGATCAGACAGAAGGGTCCGGCGGACGATACCTGGAACCGTTGACGACGTTGGCGTTTCTGGCCGGTATCACTCAACGCATCCGCTTGGGGATCTCGGTGCTGGTGATGCCCTATCGTCCTGCGGTGTTGACGGCCAAGCAAATCGCCACCCTGCAAGAATTGTCCGGAGAGCGGATGATCCTCGGCGCTGGCGTGGGCTGGTTACGGCAAGAGTTCGAGACGTTGGGCGTCGATCCCCGCAAGCGTGGCGCGCTGACCGATGAGACCTTGCAAGTTCTACATACTTTATTTGCCAACGATGTGAATGCGTATGACGGTAAGTTGGTGAAATTCCCCCCCTTCGTCTTTGCTCCGCGACCGGCGCGCCCGCCTATCTGGGTTGGCGGTAGCGGCCCGAAAGCGTTGGAGCGTACCCTGCGCTTTGGCGACGCCTATTACCCCATCGGTTTGAAGCCTCCTGAGCTGCTCGAAGTGGGCTCGTATCTGAAAGAAGAAGCGGAAAAACGTGGACGCGCCGTTCCCGAGCTGATTGTCGGTGGGATGATCCGCGAAGGGGGGCCGGAAGCGATGATCGATCGCATCTCCGCCTACCGCGACGCTGGGGCCGATTTTTATGTCCTCGGCATGGGGCGGTATCCCGATGCGGATACGTTCCGTCGCGGGGTCGAGCGTTTCGCTACGCAGGTGATGCCCCGACTATAA
- the leuD gene encoding 3-isopropylmalate dehydratase small subunit, translating into MDAFTKMKGLVAPLDRVNVDTDQIIPKQYLKTIKRTGLREGLFSDWRYGADGAGDKAFFLNLPRYQGASILLARDNFGCGSSREHAPWALMDYGFRCLIAPSYADIFFNNCFKNGMLPIVLKAEEVVQLFKDVEANPGYQVTVDLAAQTVTTPSGTSFHFEIDGFRKRCLLNGLDEIGLTLEREADIAAYEQRRKQEAPWLFADLS; encoded by the coding sequence ATGGATGCATTTACGAAAATGAAGGGGCTGGTGGCCCCGCTCGATCGCGTGAACGTCGATACCGACCAGATCATTCCCAAACAATACCTGAAAACCATCAAGCGCACGGGGCTGCGCGAAGGCTTATTCTCGGACTGGCGCTACGGCGCGGACGGTGCCGGCGATAAAGCCTTTTTCCTTAACCTGCCGCGCTATCAAGGCGCGTCGATCTTGCTAGCGCGCGACAATTTCGGGTGCGGCTCGTCGCGCGAACACGCGCCCTGGGCGCTGATGGATTACGGATTCCGGTGCCTTATCGCCCCTAGCTATGCTGACATCTTCTTTAACAACTGCTTCAAGAACGGCATGCTTCCCATCGTGCTGAAGGCGGAAGAGGTCGTGCAACTGTTCAAAGACGTAGAGGCCAACCCCGGCTATCAGGTCACCGTCGATCTCGCCGCGCAAACGGTAACGACGCCGTCCGGAACCAGTTTTCATTTCGAGATTGACGGGTTTCGCAAACGTTGCCTCCTCAACGGCCTCGATGAGATCGGTCTCACCTTGGAGCGTGAAGCGGACATTGCTGCGTACGAGCAGCGGCGAAAACAAGAAGCCCCGTGGCTATTTGCGGATTTGTCTTAG
- the leuC gene encoding 3-isopropylmalate dehydratase large subunit, which yields MAAKTMFEKIWESHVVRTEPDGTVLLYVDRHIVHEVTSPQAFEGLQLTGRTPRRPQAALAVPDHNVPTTDRDKPIEDLVSAKQVDTLRENCHATGVPLFDMDDIRQGICHIIGPEQGFTLPGTVIVCGDSHTATHGAFGALAFGIGTSEVEHVLATQCLLQRPAKTLEVRVEGTLPEGCSAKDIILAVIGTIGTAGGTGYVIEYTGSAIRALSMEGRMTLCNMSIEAGARAGMVAPDETTFAYLQGRPLGPQGELFDRAVAAWKDLQTDPGAKFDRVVELTADDIVPQVTWGTSPGMVTNIDGKVPDPKDMPTPELRDATERALAYMGLTPGVPMAEIKVDKVFIGSCTNGRIEDLRIAAHVAKGKKVSAQVHAMVVPGSGLVKKQAEDEGLDRIFKEAGFEWREPGCSMCLAMNADILQPGERCASTSNRNFEGRQGKGGRTHLVSPAMAVAAAIAGHFVDIRTWQ from the coding sequence ATGGCCGCGAAGACCATGTTCGAGAAGATTTGGGAGTCGCATGTCGTGCGCACGGAACCCGACGGCACAGTGCTGCTCTATGTGGACCGTCACATCGTCCATGAAGTGACCTCACCGCAAGCGTTCGAGGGCTTGCAACTCACAGGGCGCACGCCGCGCCGCCCGCAGGCCGCGCTGGCTGTGCCGGACCACAATGTCCCCACCACTGATCGCGACAAACCTATTGAAGACCTCGTTAGTGCCAAACAAGTGGACACGCTACGAGAGAACTGCCACGCGACTGGCGTGCCGCTGTTCGACATGGACGATATTCGTCAAGGCATCTGCCACATCATTGGCCCGGAGCAAGGGTTCACGCTGCCGGGCACGGTGATTGTCTGTGGCGACTCTCATACTGCGACTCACGGCGCTTTTGGTGCGCTGGCTTTCGGTATTGGCACCAGCGAAGTGGAGCACGTGCTGGCGACTCAGTGCTTGCTGCAACGTCCCGCCAAGACGTTGGAGGTGCGGGTAGAGGGAACACTGCCCGAAGGGTGTTCGGCGAAAGACATCATTCTCGCCGTCATTGGTACAATCGGGACCGCCGGTGGGACCGGCTATGTCATCGAATACACCGGCTCGGCGATTCGCGCGCTGTCCATGGAAGGTCGCATGACGCTATGCAACATGTCGATCGAGGCTGGTGCGCGTGCCGGCATGGTCGCGCCGGACGAGACCACCTTCGCCTATTTGCAAGGTCGCCCGCTCGGCCCGCAAGGCGAGCTGTTCGACCGCGCCGTGGCCGCGTGGAAAGATCTCCAGACGGACCCCGGTGCGAAATTCGACCGCGTCGTCGAACTCACGGCTGACGACATCGTTCCGCAAGTTACCTGGGGAACGAGCCCGGGCATGGTTACCAACATCGATGGGAAAGTGCCGGACCCGAAGGACATGCCGACCCCAGAGCTGCGCGACGCTACCGAGCGCGCGCTGGCCTACATGGGTCTCACCCCTGGGGTGCCGATGGCGGAGATCAAGGTGGATAAGGTCTTTATCGGCTCGTGTACCAATGGCCGCATCGAAGATTTACGCATTGCCGCCCACGTCGCGAAAGGGAAGAAAGTGTCGGCGCAGGTGCACGCGATGGTGGTGCCCGGGTCGGGGCTCGTGAAGAAGCAAGCCGAGGATGAAGGCTTGGATCGCATCTTCAAGGAAGCAGGCTTCGAGTGGCGCGAGCCCGGCTGTTCGATGTGTCTGGCCATGAATGCCGATATTTTGCAGCCTGGGGAACGCTGCGCGTCTACCAGCAATCGCAACTTCGAGGGACGGCAAGGCAAAGGCGGTCGCACGCATTTAGTGTCCCCGGCGATGGCGGTAGCGGCGGCGATTGCCGGGCACTTTGTCGATATCCGAACATGGCAATAA
- the trxA gene encoding thioredoxin, whose amino-acid sequence MSGTWTIEVSEQDFESAVVEQSHSVPVVIDFWAPWCGPCRAIGPVLEKLADEQEGKFILAKINVDENPTLAQAFGIRSIPAVKAVRNGAIAAEFLGAQPEPAIRQFVEQLLPSEADSLAQEAERLEHAGKAQGAESLYRAVLSKEANHPLALLGLARLLAQRGEDADAVTLLGRVPINTPESALAQQLTAQLHLKQNVASAGDEDQYRARLATDATDHEARFELSQVLAASGRYGEALEELLAIVKKDRKFRDDGARKAILDIFEVIGARSELAEHYRSELAKVLFS is encoded by the coding sequence ATGAGCGGGACATGGACCATTGAGGTCTCGGAGCAAGATTTCGAAAGCGCGGTGGTGGAACAGTCGCATTCCGTTCCGGTGGTGATCGACTTCTGGGCACCGTGGTGCGGTCCGTGTCGCGCCATTGGTCCGGTCTTGGAAAAGCTGGCCGACGAGCAAGAAGGGAAATTCATCCTGGCGAAGATCAACGTGGACGAAAACCCGACGCTGGCGCAAGCATTCGGCATCCGCAGCATTCCTGCGGTCAAAGCCGTGCGCAACGGCGCAATCGCGGCAGAATTTCTCGGCGCACAACCTGAACCGGCAATTCGGCAGTTTGTTGAGCAACTCTTACCGTCCGAGGCCGATTCCCTCGCCCAAGAAGCCGAACGGTTGGAGCACGCAGGGAAAGCGCAAGGTGCCGAAAGCCTTTACCGCGCGGTGTTGTCGAAAGAAGCCAACCATCCACTGGCCTTGCTTGGTCTCGCGCGTCTGTTGGCGCAACGCGGAGAAGACGCCGATGCCGTCACCCTCCTTGGGCGCGTTCCGATCAACACCCCGGAGTCCGCCCTCGCCCAACAGCTCACGGCGCAACTGCACTTAAAACAGAACGTCGCAAGCGCGGGCGATGAAGACCAGTACCGTGCGCGCTTGGCAACCGACGCAACGGACCACGAGGCACGGTTCGAACTCTCGCAAGTGCTCGCCGCGTCGGGCCGGTACGGAGAAGCGTTAGAGGAGCTTTTAGCGATCGTCAAGAAAGATCGCAAATTCCGCGATGACGGTGCCCGCAAAGCGATCCTCGATATCTTCGAGGTCATCGGTGCACGTAGCGAACTGGCGGAGCACTATCGCTCGGAGCTGGCAAAGGTGTTGTTTAGTTGA
- a CDS encoding Uma2 family endonuclease, translated as MSQQTAALVQSHTIPVEVPTLEAGDHLTRYEFERRYEAMTEVKKAELIEGVVYMPSPVRMKSHGQPHSHIVTWLGTYAASTLGVNVADNATVRLDLDNEPQPDVTLRIETALGGRSQISADDYLEGAPELVAEVAASSASYDLHEKLRAYRRNGVQEYVVWRVYDKQVDWFHLLDGGYARLTPDADGILHSHVFPGLRLAVAALLTDDLATVLAEVQKGIGTSEHAAFVERLHGE; from the coding sequence ATGAGTCAGCAAACTGCGGCATTGGTTCAGTCTCACACGATTCCGGTCGAAGTCCCGACCCTAGAGGCTGGAGATCATCTGACTCGCTACGAATTCGAGCGACGCTACGAAGCTATGACCGAGGTGAAAAAGGCCGAGCTGATTGAAGGAGTGGTGTATATGCCGTCTCCAGTGCGTATGAAAAGTCATGGTCAGCCACATAGTCATATTGTCACTTGGCTTGGGACTTATGCCGCATCAACTCTTGGAGTGAATGTAGCGGACAATGCCACTGTCCGTCTCGACCTTGACAATGAGCCGCAGCCCGACGTCACTCTGCGGATTGAAACGGCACTGGGAGGACGTTCACAGATTAGCGCAGACGACTATCTCGAAGGCGCTCCCGAGTTAGTGGCGGAAGTGGCCGCGAGCAGTGCCTCCTATGACCTGCACGAAAAACTACGTGCCTACCGTCGTAACGGCGTGCAAGAGTACGTTGTCTGGCGTGTCTACGACAAGCAAGTCGATTGGTTTCATCTGCTCGATGGGGGGTATGCTCGCCTTACGCCTGACGCAGACGGTATTCTCCACAGCCATGTATTCCCCGGATTGCGCTTAGCTGTCGCGGCTTTGCTGACAGACGATCTGGCCACAGTTTTGGCAGAGGTGCAGAAGGGAATTGGAACGTCTGAACACGCCGCATTTGTGGAGCGGTTGCACGGGGAATGA
- a CDS encoding beta-lactamase-like protein 2: MAQPTRIVIDTMAGLRMPDFDIWSERVSTVLGKNPGPFTGPGTNTYLVGTGKRPILLDTGIGLEVYDPLLEKGLAETKGGNELQEIVLTHVHQDHIGGATRVRTRFGDLKVSKKAWPGKDEAYNLSLTYIEDNARIETEGATLRAIHTPGHAKDHLCYYLEEEKALFTGDLVLGAGTTVVPEEGGGLIEYMASLRKLLPLDLVVIYPAHGPAIRDPYKKLNDYIAHRELRENQILDAMKAGLAEIPAMVKRIYTDVPEFLHGAAGNSVLSHLNKLSKEGVVRQDGERWMVV; this comes from the coding sequence ATGGCGCAACCAACACGTATTGTCATCGACACAATGGCCGGACTTCGCATGCCCGACTTCGACATTTGGAGCGAACGCGTTTCCACAGTGCTGGGGAAAAATCCCGGCCCGTTCACCGGCCCGGGGACCAACACCTATCTGGTCGGCACGGGGAAACGCCCGATCTTGCTCGATACTGGTATCGGTTTGGAAGTCTACGATCCCCTGCTGGAGAAAGGGCTAGCGGAAACCAAAGGCGGCAACGAGCTGCAAGAGATCGTGCTGACGCACGTGCATCAGGATCACATCGGCGGTGCGACGCGGGTACGGACGCGGTTTGGCGACCTCAAGGTCTCCAAGAAAGCCTGGCCGGGCAAAGACGAAGCCTACAACTTGTCGCTCACCTACATCGAAGACAACGCGCGTATCGAGACCGAGGGGGCGACGTTGCGTGCCATTCACACGCCCGGGCATGCCAAGGATCACCTCTGTTACTATCTCGAAGAAGAAAAAGCTCTTTTCACCGGCGACTTGGTGCTGGGCGCGGGGACCACAGTAGTGCCAGAAGAAGGCGGTGGGTTGATCGAATACATGGCTTCGCTCCGCAAGTTGCTGCCGCTCGATCTTGTCGTGATTTATCCCGCTCACGGACCGGCAATCCGCGATCCCTACAAAAAACTCAACGATTACATTGCCCATCGCGAGTTGCGGGAAAATCAGATTCTCGACGCCATGAAAGCCGGCCTCGCGGAAATTCCTGCTATGGTGAAGCGCATCTACACCGACGTGCCCGAGTTCCTCCACGGTGCCGCCGGCAATTCGGTCTTGTCGCATCTCAATAAGCTGTCGAAAGAAGGCGTCGTGCGCCAGGACGGCGAGCGATGGATGGTGGTGTAG